A window from Leptothermofonsia sichuanensis E412 encodes these proteins:
- a CDS encoding tetratricopeptide repeat protein: MDNNLDSAAWCSHGNTLYHLGYYDAAIAGYDKVLAVQSDLYDIWSYRGYALEQLGRYPEAAASFDQALKIHPEFSLAWHGKGVTLAKMGCYEEALICFDKTLRLDPTDVKARYNRGSALAHLNRHQEALACFQRVLEINPNDYKAWYSQSKAQSNLGDQKAALTSVEKVLILKPNCYYAWNYRGVILTKLERYDEAIDSFDRSLECKPNNPDAWYGKARCYAIQGETRLALNFLKYATKLNPDLYRNFAKIDCHLSQVLKKL, from the coding sequence ATGGATAATAATCTGGACTCTGCTGCCTGGTGCAGCCACGGAAATACTTTGTATCACCTGGGGTACTACGATGCCGCGATCGCAGGATACGACAAAGTTTTAGCGGTACAATCAGACCTCTATGACATCTGGAGTTATCGTGGTTATGCGTTGGAGCAGTTGGGACGCTACCCGGAAGCCGCTGCCAGCTTTGATCAGGCACTCAAAATTCATCCCGAATTTTCCCTGGCATGGCACGGAAAAGGCGTCACGCTGGCAAAGATGGGGTGTTATGAAGAAGCCCTGATTTGCTTTGACAAAACCTTAAGACTCGATCCCACAGATGTCAAAGCCCGCTATAACCGGGGTAGCGCTCTGGCACACCTGAACCGGCATCAGGAAGCGCTGGCTTGCTTTCAGCGAGTCCTGGAGATTAATCCCAACGACTACAAAGCCTGGTATAGCCAGAGCAAAGCTCAATCAAACCTCGGTGATCAAAAAGCAGCCCTGACCAGTGTTGAAAAGGTGCTCATCCTCAAACCCAACTGCTACTATGCCTGGAATTACCGGGGTGTCATCTTGACCAAGCTGGAACGCTATGACGAAGCGATCGATAGCTTTGATCGTTCACTCGAATGCAAACCCAATAACCCGGATGCCTGGTATGGCAAAGCCCGTTGCTATGCCATTCAGGGCGAAACCAGACTTGCACTTAACTTTTTGAAGTATGCCACGAAGCTAAACCCTGATCTCTACCGCAACTTTGCAAAAATTGACTGTCACTTGAGCCAGGTCTTGAAAAAGTTATAG
- a CDS encoding DUF1993 domain-containing protein, producing the protein MQSQNVDLIRTLFQSRLETLEHLLKSAQTHFCDDESFLQKRIVADMFPFGTQIAFTCNQPRNFALWCDGKPANNLDPDVTSLAQAYGHIATTKEILLGINTEDAKLAEVTRIDLGQSLYVELSGNAYVNEFLIPNFYFHMVTAYNILRMAGVPIGKRDYMMHLVPLIRT; encoded by the coding sequence ATGCAAAGTCAGAATGTAGATTTGATCCGAACTCTCTTCCAAAGCCGCTTAGAGACTCTTGAGCACCTCTTGAAGTCAGCTCAAACTCATTTTTGTGATGATGAGTCGTTTCTTCAAAAGCGCATTGTGGCTGATATGTTTCCCTTCGGTACACAGATTGCTTTTACGTGCAATCAACCACGCAACTTTGCTCTCTGGTGTGATGGTAAGCCTGCGAATAATCTGGATCCAGATGTCACATCTCTTGCACAGGCATACGGACACATAGCAACCACTAAGGAAATTCTTTTAGGTATTAATACTGAAGATGCAAAACTAGCTGAAGTGACGCGCATTGATTTGGGGCAGAGCCTTTACGTCGAGTTGTCTGGCAATGCCTATGTAAATGAATTTTTAATTCCAAACTTTTACTTCCATATGGTCACGGCTTACAACATTCTTCGTATGGCTGGTGTGCCAATTGGAAAACGAGATTACATGATGCACTTGGTGCCATTAATAAGAACGTGA
- a CDS encoding TetR/AcrR family transcriptional regulator — MLEHSTSPPESASEKGAGGIHQKREQILQGAMRIFLTLGYASTSMDRVAAEAGVSKQTIYSHFQDKEGLFKALMERVTIDRVRDLFGAVEDLSGEPESVLPRFATVLLTVMADEDYVSLLRLIIAESARFPELAQLYTRTVIQRGRHLLAHYFSSRPELEIADPEATAQLFIGSLVAYVLAQKILQGEQTIPIERDRIINSLVDLVLTPQNAPVTRSLNH, encoded by the coding sequence ATGCTTGAACACTCTACTTCCCCGCCTGAAAGCGCTTCCGAAAAAGGAGCAGGCGGGATTCACCAAAAACGAGAGCAAATTCTGCAAGGGGCAATGCGAATTTTTCTCACATTGGGCTATGCCAGTACGAGTATGGATCGGGTGGCGGCTGAGGCAGGAGTCTCAAAACAAACGATTTACAGCCACTTCCAGGATAAGGAAGGGTTGTTTAAGGCGCTCATGGAGCGCGTTACAATTGATCGGGTGCGCGATTTGTTTGGTGCGGTAGAAGACCTGTCGGGCGAACCGGAAAGCGTGCTTCCCCGGTTTGCCACCGTCTTGCTGACTGTCATGGCGGATGAAGACTATGTTTCGCTGTTACGCCTGATCATTGCCGAGTCGGCTCGTTTCCCTGAACTGGCACAGCTTTACACTCGCACCGTGATTCAACGAGGGCGACACCTGCTGGCGCACTACTTCAGCTCCAGACCCGAACTGGAAATTGCCGATCCGGAAGCCACCGCCCAGCTCTTCATTGGTTCCCTGGTAGCTTACGTCCTGGCACAAAAAATTTTGCAGGGAGAGCAGACCATCCCCATTGAGCGCGATCGCATAATTAACAGCCTGGTTGATCTGGTGCTCACGCCTCAGAACGCACCTGTTACCAGATCCTTGAACCACTGA
- a CDS encoding ABC transporter ATP-binding protein — MAQSRLRKLGAYLRPHWKQAVLGIVALLMTNALGVYIPLEIRNGIDKLRTAFSFNQILYYVVLVIVLASIMWGVRMLSRICLFGVGRQVEFDLKQKIFTHLLGLEPAYFSANTVGDLINRATSDVDNIRRLLGFAVLSLANTIFAYSLTLPVMLAIDWQLSLLSLSVYPVMLVLVQLFSDRLRLEQMAVQEELSNISELIQEDMSGIGLVKIYAQEENERQAFHQINQQLMNANLELAKTRNTLFPLLRGLASISLLIVLWFGGRALETGRITVGDFIALLLYVGQLAFPTALLGFTITAYQRGEVSIDRIETILTVEPKIRDQPDAIALPRSAVQGKLTARDLTFTYPAVNGNAPVQPALNHASFTIEPQETVAIVGPIGSGKSTLANALPRLLDIAAGQLFVDDYDITQIRLQDLRGAIAYVPQDSFLFSTSIKNNIRYGDPGADEEQVIEAAKQAQIHSEILNFPQQYKTIVGERGITLSGGQRQRTALARALLVDAPILILDDALSSVDNQTATQILKNLSEGTNRKTVVFISHQLSAAASADRIFVMDQGTIVQMGTHAELVGQPGLYQSLWNQHKLEEILE; from the coding sequence ATGGCTCAATCCCGACTGCGAAAATTGGGGGCTTACCTCCGCCCCCACTGGAAACAAGCAGTTTTGGGGATAGTTGCCTTGCTCATGACTAATGCTCTGGGGGTCTACATTCCTCTGGAAATTCGGAATGGGATAGACAAGCTGCGGACTGCCTTCAGTTTCAATCAAATCCTCTACTATGTGGTGCTGGTGATTGTGCTGGCATCCATCATGTGGGGAGTGCGCATGTTGTCGCGGATCTGCCTGTTTGGGGTAGGTCGCCAGGTCGAGTTTGACCTGAAACAGAAAATCTTTACCCACTTGCTGGGGCTGGAACCTGCCTATTTCTCAGCCAATACGGTTGGAGATTTAATTAACCGGGCAACCAGTGATGTTGATAACATTCGCCGGTTACTGGGCTTTGCGGTCTTGAGTCTGGCAAATACCATCTTTGCTTACAGTCTGACCCTGCCCGTGATGCTGGCGATTGATTGGCAACTGAGTTTACTGTCGCTGTCAGTCTACCCAGTGATGCTGGTATTGGTCCAGTTGTTTAGCGATCGCCTGCGCCTGGAGCAAATGGCAGTCCAGGAAGAACTTTCCAACATCAGCGAACTGATCCAGGAAGACATGAGCGGTATTGGGCTGGTCAAGATTTATGCCCAGGAAGAAAACGAACGGCAGGCATTCCACCAGATTAACCAGCAGTTGATGAATGCCAACCTGGAACTGGCAAAGACACGCAATACTCTGTTTCCCTTACTGCGAGGGCTGGCCAGTATCAGCTTACTGATTGTCCTGTGGTTTGGTGGCAGAGCACTGGAAACCGGCAGAATTACGGTCGGGGATTTTATTGCCCTGCTCCTTTATGTGGGGCAACTGGCATTTCCTACGGCACTCTTGGGGTTTACCATCACGGCATACCAGCGGGGCGAGGTTAGCATTGACCGGATTGAAACTATTCTGACTGTAGAGCCAAAAATTCGAGATCAGCCCGATGCGATCGCCCTGCCGCGATCAGCCGTTCAGGGTAAACTCACCGCCCGTGACCTGACCTTCACCTATCCCGCTGTCAATGGCAACGCTCCGGTGCAGCCAGCACTCAACCACGCCAGTTTTACGATTGAGCCACAGGAAACGGTTGCCATTGTGGGTCCGATTGGCTCTGGTAAGTCAACCCTGGCAAATGCTCTACCCCGTTTGCTGGACATTGCTGCTGGTCAATTGTTTGTTGATGACTATGACATTACCCAGATCCGGTTGCAGGATCTGAGGGGGGCGATCGCCTATGTCCCTCAGGACAGTTTTCTGTTCAGTACATCGATTAAAAATAATATTCGTTACGGCGATCCTGGAGCAGATGAAGAGCAGGTGATTGAAGCCGCCAAACAGGCCCAGATTCACAGCGAAATCTTGAACTTTCCCCAGCAGTACAAGACGATCGTCGGTGAACGTGGCATTACTCTCTCCGGCGGGCAACGGCAGCGAACGGCCCTTGCCCGCGCCCTGCTGGTAGATGCTCCGATTTTGATCCTGGATGATGCCCTGTCCAGTGTAGATAACCAGACGGCTACTCAAATTTTGAAAAACCTGTCGGAAGGCACCAACCGCAAGACCGTTGTGTTTATCTCCCACCAGCTCTCGGCGGCGGCCAGTGCCGATCGCATTTTTGTCATGGATCAGGGCACCATTGTTCAGATGGGCACCCACGCTGAACTGGTTGGGCAACCAGGACTGTATCAGTCACTCTGGAACCAGCACAAGCTGGAAGAGATTTTAGAATAA
- a CDS encoding YdcF family protein, whose amino-acid sequence MILLLTDVFLLLTQVLLWMVVGLVAWFVLLKALPRPFLSLLVLLLILVVLALSFVSGPPTDGSVLEILWRIISFPFSPLGLGIILLAILLSPNKLGKVVKRIMLLGLIILALGSLPIVAYYLVQELELEAIELICPAPALEAGARRVIVLLGQGTTRPYLRPATATTTTTQEGAWLPGDDAEVPSLSEAASRMLAQLPLRSPTAISTQGTGDGGPGTRKLSSPLRSPTSSNPLFTAFLSPATAVSGREDAVSPPRLNSMQGETYRLAQASAGSGEVQPVQGTPELQRAQELESQAEEMRRRAEQGASRLDELKQRADEGQQRINEMRRRAEEIERRASELRKRAEERRQRTTEQQQTETPVERDTRPRQPTTPLAPASPAAARPNIVITRDAYDILTRQPVQLTDRGNRLIYAAQLYQQESANNPLILVSASTHPSRRQKEGERREDISEAADVQRFLTTTLRVPTSGILAEHNSRSIQRSAVNVRRLLADQNINFGNQLTLVTTAMNMNRAAWTFWRAFDNNTAIVVRPTDFHTLPSPASIGNLATGTNLIERQIQASDFLPSADALYLSTQAVEEYLASFYYFLRGWIRPLRDPICPTPIPTPTPTPTPNPTPIPQIPSRPGRPFPPGPGPDDGTQVTPGTW is encoded by the coding sequence ATGATTCTACTGCTCACCGATGTATTTCTGCTGTTGACCCAGGTTCTCCTGTGGATGGTGGTTGGGCTGGTCGCCTGGTTTGTCTTGCTCAAAGCACTGCCCAGACCATTTTTGAGCCTGCTCGTTCTGCTGCTAATTCTGGTGGTGCTGGCACTCTCGTTTGTGAGTGGCCCCCCCACAGACGGTAGCGTTTTAGAGATTCTCTGGCGCATCATTTCCTTCCCATTCAGTCCACTGGGACTGGGAATTATTCTGCTGGCAATTTTGCTTTCACCCAATAAGCTTGGCAAGGTTGTCAAACGCATCATGCTGTTGGGACTCATTATCCTGGCATTGGGCAGTCTTCCGATTGTGGCGTACTATCTGGTTCAGGAACTGGAATTAGAGGCAATTGAACTGATCTGTCCTGCTCCTGCTCTGGAAGCTGGAGCACGACGAGTTATTGTGCTATTGGGGCAGGGAACCACCCGTCCTTATCTGAGACCTGCCACAGCGACCACGACCACCACCCAGGAAGGAGCCTGGCTACCCGGAGATGATGCAGAAGTTCCTTCCCTGAGTGAAGCAGCGTCCAGAATGCTGGCTCAACTGCCCCTGCGATCGCCCACTGCCATTTCCACCCAGGGGACCGGGGACGGGGGACCGGGGACCAGGAAATTGTCATCGCCCCTGCGATCGCCCACCTCCAGTAACCCCCTCTTTACGGCCTTTCTGTCTCCTGCAACAGCCGTCTCCGGGAGGGAGGATGCCGTTTCTCCTCCTCGACTCAATTCAATGCAGGGGGAAACCTATCGCCTGGCACAGGCTTCTGCAGGGTCAGGAGAAGTCCAGCCAGTTCAGGGAACACCTGAACTTCAAAGAGCGCAAGAGTTAGAAAGCCAGGCGGAGGAGATGCGGAGGAGAGCCGAACAGGGTGCCAGCAGGTTGGATGAGTTGAAACAGAGAGCAGACGAAGGGCAGCAACGAATCAATGAAATGCGGCGGCGGGCAGAGGAAATTGAACGACGTGCCAGTGAACTGAGAAAGCGGGCAGAGGAACGACGCCAGCGCACAACTGAACAGCAACAGACGGAAACTCCGGTTGAAAGAGATACCCGTCCTCGACAACCAACCACTCCTCTGGCTCCAGCATCCCCGGCTGCCGCACGACCCAATATTGTCATCACCCGCGATGCCTACGACATTTTGACCAGGCAGCCAGTTCAACTCACGGATCGGGGGAATCGCCTCATCTATGCAGCCCAACTATATCAACAAGAGTCAGCCAATAACCCGCTGATTCTGGTCAGCGCTTCAACCCATCCCAGTCGCCGCCAGAAGGAAGGTGAGAGACGGGAAGATATTTCTGAAGCCGCTGATGTTCAGCGGTTTTTAACCACAACCCTGCGGGTTCCCACGTCAGGTATTCTTGCAGAACACAACAGCCGCTCTATCCAGCGAAGTGCCGTCAATGTCAGACGGTTACTGGCAGATCAAAATATTAACTTTGGCAATCAACTCACTCTGGTCACGACTGCGATGAATATGAACCGGGCTGCCTGGACGTTCTGGCGAGCCTTTGACAACAATACAGCCATTGTCGTGCGCCCCACCGATTTCCATACACTCCCCTCCCCTGCCAGTATTGGCAACCTGGCGACAGGAACCAACCTGATTGAGCGCCAGATTCAGGCATCCGACTTTTTGCCCAGCGCCGATGCGCTCTATTTGAGTACCCAGGCTGTTGAGGAGTACCTCGCTTCCTTCTACTACTTTCTGCGCGGCTGGATCAGACCTCTGCGAGATCCCATCTGTCCAACTCCCATTCCCACCCCTACACCCACTCCCACTCCCAACCCCACTCCCATTCCCCAGATACCGTCCCGCCCCGGACGCCCCTTCCCCCCTGGTCCCGGTCCTGATGACGGGACACAGGTCACTCCAGGTACCTGGTAA
- a CDS encoding tetratricopeptide repeat protein: MSHAQDIEVTFFFQKGLYLNKQKEYSAAIASYDRALELQSDYPDAWYNRGNALYHLGRFEEAIASYDRALEYEPGFPEAWNNRGSALDDLCRYEEAIASYDQAIKFRPNYYWAWYNRGISLRNQGRFEESINSYDRAIEFKPDYYWAWYNRALALRKLNQLERVVASYNKALEFNPYFEEAWTNRGNALYHLGRLEAALSSYDRALELKPNNPNALYNKACCYALQGDFDLAFENLQRAVEISPDEYREIAKTNSDFDALRGDKRFMALLSGKGSVAS; the protein is encoded by the coding sequence ATGAGCCACGCTCAAGATATTGAAGTAACCTTTTTCTTTCAGAAAGGTCTGTATCTCAATAAACAGAAAGAATACAGCGCTGCTATCGCCAGCTACGATCGCGCCCTGGAACTGCAATCCGACTACCCCGATGCCTGGTATAACCGGGGAAATGCTTTGTATCATCTGGGACGGTTTGAGGAGGCGATTGCCAGCTATGACCGTGCGCTTGAGTATGAACCAGGTTTTCCAGAGGCGTGGAACAATCGGGGCAGTGCCCTGGATGATCTGTGCCGTTATGAAGAGGCGATCGCCAGCTACGATCAGGCAATCAAGTTTAGACCGAATTATTACTGGGCCTGGTACAACCGGGGAATTTCCCTGCGAAACCAGGGGCGTTTTGAAGAATCAATTAATAGCTATGACCGGGCCATTGAGTTCAAACCTGATTACTACTGGGCCTGGTACAACCGGGCACTGGCGTTACGCAAACTCAATCAGTTAGAGAGAGTGGTTGCCAGCTATAACAAAGCGCTGGAATTCAATCCTTACTTTGAAGAAGCCTGGACAAACCGGGGTAATGCTCTATACCACCTGGGGCGATTAGAAGCGGCACTTTCCAGTTACGACAGGGCGCTAGAACTGAAACCTAACAATCCCAACGCGCTTTACAATAAAGCATGTTGCTACGCCCTTCAGGGAGACTTTGACCTGGCATTTGAAAATCTGCAACGAGCAGTCGAAATTAGCCCGGACGAGTATCGTGAAATTGCTAAGACGAACTCTGACTTTGATGCCCTCCGTGGGGATAAGCGGTTTATGGCACTGTTAAGTGGAAAAGGAAGCGTTGCATCATAA
- a CDS encoding HlyD family secretion protein yields MRQTVSLPTTSPEAAEPLPAKQRKFPPRVLIPVGLVAIAAVTGSIWYYLSRPIDTGLRLSGRIEGYETDVGAKIGGRVDYVAVREGDEVQKGQLILRINDDEIQAQLRGAEARVAAARQQEQQARLQIDVVESQMRESQLNVVQAQQDTQGRVYQAQSNIATAAAQLKEAQSQLALAKVNRDRYAQLVQTGAVAAQQFDQAQTAYETAQAKVEAVKKQVEAARGGLALAESSSLNPAIRTAQLAALGEQRKRAIAALQAAQAEVKNAIAAQQQIQAQIAFLNVTSPIAGVVTARTVEPGAVVTSGRTLLSVIDLNTVYMRGFIPGGDIGKVRIGQPARVFLDSDPTRPLSARVAAVDSQASFTPENIYFRKDRVRQVFGIKLAIDQPGGYAKPGMPADAEIVLDGK; encoded by the coding sequence ATGCGTCAGACTGTTTCCCTGCCAACCACTTCCCCAGAGGCTGCTGAGCCGTTACCAGCTAAACAGCGGAAATTTCCCCCCAGGGTTTTGATTCCAGTTGGGCTTGTGGCGATCGCCGCAGTTACCGGCTCCATCTGGTACTATCTGTCCCGTCCGATCGACACCGGATTGAGGTTGAGTGGGCGGATTGAAGGCTACGAAACAGATGTGGGCGCAAAGATTGGTGGGCGAGTGGACTATGTTGCCGTGCGAGAGGGGGATGAGGTTCAGAAAGGGCAACTGATTCTGCGGATTAATGATGATGAGATTCAGGCTCAACTGCGGGGGGCTGAGGCAAGGGTGGCCGCTGCCCGTCAGCAGGAGCAGCAGGCGCGTCTGCAAATTGATGTGGTAGAAAGCCAGATGCGCGAGTCCCAACTCAACGTTGTCCAGGCCCAGCAAGACACCCAGGGGCGGGTTTACCAGGCACAGTCTAATATTGCAACGGCAGCCGCCCAGTTAAAGGAAGCCCAATCCCAGTTAGCCCTGGCAAAGGTCAACCGCGATCGCTACGCCCAACTGGTCCAGACGGGAGCGGTAGCTGCCCAACAGTTTGACCAGGCACAGACCGCTTACGAAACTGCCCAGGCAAAGGTAGAAGCCGTCAAAAAGCAGGTTGAAGCTGCCAGGGGAGGGCTGGCACTGGCAGAGTCATCCAGTCTGAATCCTGCCATTCGCACTGCCCAACTTGCGGCTCTGGGGGAACAGCGGAAACGGGCGATCGCGGCCCTGCAAGCTGCCCAGGCAGAGGTAAAGAATGCGATCGCTGCCCAGCAACAGATTCAGGCGCAAATTGCGTTCCTCAATGTCACCAGCCCGATTGCTGGAGTCGTCACTGCCCGTACCGTTGAACCGGGAGCCGTGGTGACCAGCGGCAGAACTCTGCTCAGTGTCATTGACCTGAACACTGTCTACATGAGGGGGTTCATCCCTGGGGGGGACATCGGTAAGGTTCGTATTGGTCAACCAGCAAGGGTGTTTCTTGATTCCGATCCGACACGACCGCTGAGTGCCCGCGTTGCGGCGGTTGACTCGCAAGCCTCCTTCACACCCGAAAATATTTACTTCCGGAAAGACCGGGTCAGGCAGGTGTTTGGCATCAAA